The Chryseobacterium wanjuense genome includes a window with the following:
- the obgE gene encoding GTPase ObgE translates to MSNFVDYVKIHCKSGHGGAGSAHLRREKYIPKGGPDGGDGGRGGHVIMKGNANEWTLLPLRYTRHVKAERGENGGKNQLTGAYGADVYIEVPIGTIAKNEEGEIIGEILEDGQEIILMEGGMGGKGNEHFKSSTNQTPRFAQPGMDGQEGYVVFELKILADVGLVGFPNAGKSTLLASVSAAKPKIADYAFTTLTPNLGIVDYRNYKSFVMADIPGIIEGAAEGKGLGHRFLRHIERNSILLFLIPADSENHFQEFKILENELKEYNPELLDKDFIISISKSDLLDDELKKEIAAEFPENKQPLFFSGVTGEGLVELKDAIWKQLHG, encoded by the coding sequence ATGTCTAATTTTGTAGATTACGTAAAGATTCATTGTAAAAGCGGTCACGGAGGTGCAGGTTCTGCCCATCTTCGCCGTGAAAAGTATATCCCAAAAGGTGGTCCTGATGGTGGAGACGGAGGTCGTGGAGGTCACGTGATCATGAAAGGAAATGCCAATGAATGGACTTTACTTCCCCTTCGATACACCCGTCACGTAAAAGCTGAACGTGGTGAAAACGGAGGAAAAAACCAGTTAACCGGAGCTTATGGAGCAGATGTCTATATTGAAGTTCCGATCGGAACCATCGCTAAAAATGAAGAAGGTGAAATTATCGGTGAAATCCTTGAAGACGGCCAGGAAATCATCCTGATGGAAGGAGGAATGGGAGGAAAAGGAAATGAGCATTTCAAATCCTCTACCAATCAGACTCCCAGATTCGCCCAACCGGGAATGGATGGCCAGGAAGGTTATGTTGTTTTCGAGCTTAAAATTTTAGCTGATGTAGGTTTGGTAGGTTTCCCGAATGCGGGAAAATCTACTCTTTTAGCATCTGTTTCTGCTGCAAAACCTAAAATTGCAGATTATGCGTTCACAACATTAACACCGAATTTGGGTATCGTTGATTACAGAAATTATAAATCTTTTGTAATGGCCGATATTCCTGGAATTATTGAAGGAGCTGCAGAAGGTAAGGGGTTAGGACACAGATTCTTAAGACATATCGAAAGAAATTCAATCCTTTTGTTTTTGATTCCTGCTGATTCTGAAAATCATTTTCAGGAGTTTAAAATTCTGGAAAATGAATTGAAAGAATATAATCCGGAACTTCTGGATAAAGATTTCATCATTTCCATTTCAAAATCCGATTTGCTGGATGATGAACTGAAAAAAGAAATCGCTGCCGAATTCCCTGAAAATAAACAGCCTTTGTTTTTCTCAGGCGTTACAGGTGAAGGTCTTGTAGAATTGAAAGATGCGATCTGGAAACAGCTTCACGGATAA
- a CDS encoding DUF6438 domain-containing protein gives MKYLLSLCAFILFFSCTSQKSTSKYSKIEYEATPCFGFCPVFKMTINPDRTAVFEAEHFNFNDKPSKDEFSKPREGTFKGTIKQEDYNKLVALLDGLDVKNLNDKYGEKNVTDLPSSHLRINFADGTSKHVEDYGKHGSEKLSEVYKFFEDLRKNQQWTKVK, from the coding sequence ATGAAATATTTACTTAGTCTTTGTGCATTTATATTATTTTTTTCATGCACTTCTCAAAAATCAACTTCAAAATATTCTAAAATCGAATATGAAGCAACGCCTTGTTTTGGATTTTGTCCTGTTTTTAAAATGACCATCAATCCGGACAGAACGGCAGTTTTTGAAGCAGAGCATTTTAATTTTAATGATAAACCATCAAAAGACGAATTTTCTAAACCTCGCGAAGGAACTTTTAAAGGAACCATCAAACAAGAAGATTATAACAAACTGGTTGCTTTATTGGACGGTTTAGATGTGAAAAATTTAAATGATAAATACGGAGAAAAAAACGTTACAGACCTTCCGTCTTCACATTTAAGAATTAATTTCGCCGACGGAACTTCAAAACATGTTGAAGATTATGGAAAGCACGGAAGTGAAAAACTATCCGAAGTGTATAAGTTTTTCGAAGATTTGAGAAAAAACCAACAATGGACAAAAGTGAAATAA
- a CDS encoding DEAD/DEAH box helicase, translated as MNFTDLQLIEPIAKAIHEQGYVNPTPIQEKSIPEILKGKDFLGCAQTGTGKTAAFAIPILQNLTKNKTPNKNIKALILTPTRELAIQIEENIKAYGKYLPLKHLVIFGGVKQGNQEAALKKGVDILVATPGRLLDFISQGIISLKNLEIFVLDEADRMLDMGFVHDVKRIIKLLPQKRQTLFFSATMPAEIQKLADSILNNPVKVEVTPVSSTAETIKQSVYMVEREDKINLLVHILKNDISDSVLVFSRTKHGANKIAQKLQKSNISTEAIHGDKSQNARQNALNNFKSGKTRILVATDIAARGIDIDELKYVINFELSDVSETYVHRIGRTGRAGAEGTSISFVDGLDLLNLKNTEKLIGMKIPVVKNHPFHTDDLVAQKRDSNNKPTAAGSGRTPSSNAPRPQKNKKKPGASTPAVGFKKPKNKNFTRKK; from the coding sequence TTGAATTTTACAGACCTACAATTAATAGAACCTATTGCAAAAGCAATTCATGAGCAGGGATATGTGAATCCTACTCCTATTCAGGAAAAATCGATTCCTGAGATCTTGAAAGGTAAAGATTTTTTAGGATGCGCACAGACAGGAACAGGAAAAACTGCTGCTTTTGCTATTCCCATTTTACAGAATCTTACAAAAAATAAAACTCCAAACAAAAATATTAAGGCTTTAATTTTAACGCCGACGAGAGAATTGGCGATACAAATTGAAGAAAATATTAAAGCTTACGGAAAATATTTACCTTTAAAACATCTTGTTATTTTCGGAGGAGTAAAACAAGGAAACCAGGAAGCTGCCCTGAAAAAAGGGGTTGATATTCTGGTGGCGACTCCCGGAAGATTGCTGGACTTTATTTCCCAAGGAATTATCAGTCTTAAAAACCTTGAAATTTTTGTCCTTGACGAAGCAGACAGAATGCTAGACATGGGTTTTGTACACGATGTAAAAAGAATTATTAAACTTTTACCTCAAAAAAGACAGACCCTGTTTTTCTCGGCTACAATGCCTGCAGAAATCCAAAAACTGGCAGATTCTATATTAAACAATCCCGTAAAAGTGGAGGTGACACCCGTTTCTTCAACGGCGGAAACCATTAAACAATCTGTTTATATGGTGGAAAGGGAAGATAAAATAAATCTGCTTGTTCATATTCTTAAAAATGATATTTCAGATTCTGTTTTGGTATTTTCGAGAACGAAGCATGGAGCCAATAAAATTGCGCAGAAACTTCAGAAAAGTAATATTTCGACAGAAGCCATTCATGGGGATAAATCGCAGAATGCGAGACAGAATGCCCTTAATAATTTTAAATCCGGGAAAACAAGGATTCTTGTTGCCACAGACATCGCAGCGAGGGGAATTGATATCGATGAGCTGAAATATGTGATCAATTTTGAGCTTTCTGATGTTTCTGAGACGTATGTTCACAGGATCGGAAGAACGGGAAGAGCTGGTGCAGAGGGAACTTCCATTTCATTCGTAGACGGACTTGATCTACTGAATCTGAAAAACACCGAAAAGCTGATCGGGATGAAAATTCCTGTGGTGAAAAATCACCCGTTTCACACTGACGATCTGGTTGCACAGAAAAGAGATTCGAATAACAAACCTACAGCTGCAGGCAGTGGAAGAACTCCATCATCAAATGCCCCAAGACCTCAGAAAAATAAGAAAAAACCTGGAGCATCAACTCCGGCGGTTGGTTTTAAAAAGCCGAAAAATAAGAATTTTACTAGAAAAAAATAA
- a CDS encoding class I SAM-dependent methyltransferase yields MMKATISKILRQTRLLFLADKLRFYIQKYKNQAKNKSFQSSHKEFVFPPDYLMYESFNISYESYYKSGKAAAERFIKSFRKYNSAENVKVLDWGCGPARVVRHIPGIVPNGSVYGTDYNQNSIEWNKKNIADVDFNLNGLQADLPYEDSFFDFIYGISIFTDLSEQLHYEWKNELTRVLKKDGILLLSLQGNLFKTILTDNEIRDFENGNLVVRGNVKEGHRTYSAFHPENFVKKLFSDYEILEHTDSFINNNGKPEQDIWILKKK; encoded by the coding sequence ATGATGAAAGCGACAATTTCCAAAATTTTAAGACAAACCAGGCTATTATTTTTAGCGGATAAATTAAGATTTTATATTCAAAAATATAAGAATCAGGCTAAAAACAAGTCCTTTCAGTCAAGTCATAAAGAATTTGTGTTCCCTCCCGATTATTTGATGTATGAGTCTTTTAACATCAGCTACGAAAGCTATTACAAAAGTGGTAAGGCTGCTGCAGAAAGGTTTATTAAAAGCTTTAGAAAATACAATTCGGCAGAAAATGTTAAAGTTTTGGATTGGGGATGTGGGCCTGCAAGGGTGGTAAGACATATTCCGGGAATCGTACCGAATGGATCTGTTTACGGGACAGATTACAACCAAAATTCAATAGAATGGAACAAAAAAAATATTGCAGATGTTGATTTCAATTTAAATGGCTTACAAGCAGATCTGCCTTATGAAGACAGTTTTTTTGATTTTATTTACGGAATTTCAATTTTCACCGATCTTTCCGAACAGCTGCACTACGAATGGAAAAATGAATTGACCAGAGTGCTGAAAAAAGATGGTATTCTTCTCTTGTCGTTGCAAGGAAATCTGTTTAAAACTATTCTTACAGACAATGAAATCAGGGATTTTGAAAATGGAAATTTGGTTGTCAGAGGAAATGTAAAAGAAGGACATAGAACATATTCGGCTTTTCATCCTGAAAATTTTGTGAAAAAGCTGTTCTCCGACTACGAAATTCTGGAACATACAGATTCTTTTATCAATAATAATGGAAAACCCGAACAGGATATCTGGATATTAAAGAAAAAATAA
- a CDS encoding TatD family hydrolase, which produces MIDTHTHLYAEEFDEDRKEMIQRAVDKGITEFYLPAIDSESHEKMLQLEAEYPNQIFSMMGLHPCYVKPETWEKELEIVKDYLDQRAFPAIGEIGIDLYWDKTTLDIQVKAFEQQIDWAIEKDLPIVIHTRESFDETFEVLERKKHPKLRGIFHCFSGNLEQAKHAIDLNFILGIGGVVTFKNGKIDQFLHEIPLEKIVLETDSPYLAPVPHRGKRNESSYLDLVAGKLVNIYGKDFSEIDRITTENAKNMFNNK; this is translated from the coding sequence ATGATCGATACACATACACATTTATACGCAGAAGAATTTGATGAAGACAGAAAAGAAATGATTCAAAGAGCGGTAGATAAGGGAATTACAGAATTTTATCTGCCTGCCATCGACTCAGAATCGCACGAAAAAATGCTGCAGCTGGAAGCCGAATATCCGAATCAGATTTTCTCGATGATGGGCCTTCACCCTTGTTATGTAAAGCCTGAAACATGGGAAAAAGAATTGGAAATCGTAAAAGATTACCTCGATCAAAGAGCTTTTCCGGCCATCGGAGAAATCGGAATTGATTTGTATTGGGATAAAACGACTTTAGATATTCAGGTAAAAGCTTTCGAACAGCAGATTGATTGGGCGATTGAGAAAGATTTACCGATCGTTATTCATACAAGGGAAAGTTTTGATGAAACTTTTGAAGTATTGGAAAGGAAAAAACATCCGAAGCTTCGCGGGATTTTCCACTGTTTTTCAGGAAATCTGGAACAGGCAAAACATGCGATTGATCTCAATTTTATCTTAGGAATTGGTGGGGTAGTGACCTTCAAAAACGGTAAAATCGATCAGTTTCTGCATGAAATTCCTCTTGAAAAAATCGTCCTGGAAACTGATTCTCCTTATCTGGCTCCGGTTCCACACCGCGGAAAGCGGAATGAAAGCTCGTATCTTGATCTGGTTGCCGGAAAGCTGGTGAATATTTATGGTAAAGATTTTTCGGAAATTGATAGGATTACAACTGAGAATGCCAAAAATATGTTTAATAATAAATGA
- a CDS encoding GSCFA domain-containing protein, whose protein sequence is MKFRTEVEIKESKKKIEVEDKIFSIGSCFASEMSDLFQQGQLQTVNNPFGTIFNPFSINNSIKKLHDSEFYKEEDLIAFSDEYISLDHHTSFDTRYIHQTLNKINANIVEGNHFLQDANWVIVTYGTSFIYEFIPKQKLVANCHKIPQKFFEKRLLSQQELTDSIYDTILNLKDICKDDVQILFTVSPVRHTKDGMVENQLSKSKLITAVHDIISQFENCHYLPVYEILMDDLRDYRFYKEDMIHPNNQAVNYIFDTFGNAYFSEETKDFIKENFKINKALAHRSDDEKDPKYIEFKEKLNQRIEAQRQKVKHKIFNSYEL, encoded by the coding sequence GTGAAATTCAGGACGGAAGTTGAGATTAAAGAATCGAAGAAGAAAATTGAAGTTGAAGATAAAATATTTTCAATAGGTTCGTGCTTCGCCTCTGAGATGTCGGATCTGTTTCAACAAGGGCAGCTGCAGACGGTGAATAATCCTTTTGGAACAATTTTTAATCCTTTTTCGATTAATAATTCCATTAAAAAGCTTCATGATTCCGAGTTTTATAAAGAAGAAGATCTGATTGCTTTTAGTGATGAATACATTTCGCTGGATCACCACACAAGTTTTGATACACGATACATTCATCAGACATTAAATAAAATTAATGCTAATATTGTGGAGGGAAATCATTTTCTTCAGGATGCCAACTGGGTGATTGTAACGTACGGAACTTCATTTATTTATGAATTTATTCCCAAACAAAAGCTGGTCGCTAACTGTCATAAAATTCCACAGAAATTTTTTGAGAAGAGATTGTTATCGCAACAGGAACTTACGGATTCTATCTATGATACGATTCTAAACTTAAAAGATATCTGTAAAGACGATGTACAGATCTTGTTTACGGTTTCACCGGTTCGTCATACAAAGGATGGAATGGTTGAAAATCAATTAAGTAAGTCAAAATTAATCACGGCGGTTCATGACATTATTTCACAATTTGAAAACTGTCATTACCTTCCGGTTTATGAGATTTTGATGGATGATCTGCGGGATTACCGTTTTTATAAAGAAGATATGATTCATCCTAATAATCAGGCGGTTAATTATATTTTTGATACATTTGGAAATGCTTACTTTTCTGAGGAAACAAAAGATTTTATTAAAGAAAATTTTAAAATTAATAAAGCTTTGGCTCACAGATCCGACGACGAAAAAGATCCTAAGTATATTGAGTTTAAGGAAAAATTAAACCAAAGAATTGAAGCTCAGCGACAAAAAGTAAAACATAAAATATTTAATAGTTATGAATTATGA
- a CDS encoding polyprenyl synthetase family protein, whose translation MEFLDRYQQIVADAIGKYTFKDKPAELYEPMNYIISHGGKRLRPIMVLMACDLFGGDLKEAIKPALAIEFFHNFTLIHDDIMDEAPLRRNKPTIHTLHGINVGILSGDGLMLKAYKFFEDLEPEIFKACIRIFTHTGLLLCEGQQYDINFETQEDVTFDDYIRMITYKTGVLSASSFEIGALIAKANFKDAKAIFNFGKHIGIAFQIMDDYLDVFGDQAQFGKKHAGDIYENKKTVLYLMAREHATEEERKELDYWYSKKTDNIDKVYGVEKIFRRTKVDEKALRLIEKHNEIGQSYLQKIDIPEEKKKPFAELANYLLRRES comes from the coding sequence ATGGAATTTTTAGACAGATACCAACAGATTGTTGCTGATGCCATTGGCAAATATACTTTCAAAGACAAGCCGGCAGAGTTATACGAGCCGATGAACTACATTATTTCTCATGGAGGAAAACGTCTTCGTCCGATCATGGTTTTGATGGCTTGCGATTTATTCGGCGGCGATTTGAAAGAGGCCATTAAACCTGCTCTGGCAATCGAATTTTTCCATAACTTCACCCTCATCCACGACGATATTATGGATGAAGCTCCTTTGAGAAGAAATAAGCCTACAATTCACACTTTACACGGAATCAACGTAGGAATTCTTTCAGGAGACGGACTGATGTTGAAAGCCTACAAATTTTTCGAAGATCTGGAGCCTGAAATTTTCAAGGCGTGTATCAGGATTTTCACGCATACAGGTCTGCTTTTATGTGAAGGTCAGCAGTATGACATCAATTTTGAAACTCAGGAAGATGTAACTTTTGATGATTATATCAGAATGATTACCTATAAAACAGGGGTTTTAAGTGCATCTTCATTCGAAATCGGAGCATTAATTGCAAAGGCGAATTTCAAGGACGCAAAAGCCATTTTCAACTTCGGAAAACATATCGGAATTGCCTTCCAGATTATGGATGATTATCTTGATGTCTTCGGAGATCAGGCACAATTTGGGAAGAAACATGCCGGTGATATTTACGAAAATAAAAAGACGGTTCTTTATCTTATGGCCAGAGAACACGCCACGGAAGAGGAAAGAAAAGAGCTTGATTACTGGTATTCTAAAAAAACAGACAATATCGATAAGGTTTACGGCGTAGAAAAGATTTTCAGAAGAACAAAAGTGGACGAAAAAGCGTTGAGATTAATTGAAAAACACAACGAAATCGGCCAAAGCTACCTTCAAAAAATTGATATTCCGGAAGAAAAGAAAAAACCATTCGCAGAACTGGCAAATTATTTATTGAGAAGAGAAAGCTAA
- a CDS encoding GLPGLI family protein, with protein MKIKLGTLLFLVVNNILYSQSNTLKSQYEAIYRIKSFDDTLSKNNAVEENLSLLIKDQKSLFRSTQKAISDSIAMSIGKKSVENAINGKVVVDMRNVPRTYFKSEVFSDNGKQTIYKELMRNKFSFPLEDPIQWKVGSETKMIESYLCKKATGKYKGRHYIAWFTESIPIPDGPYVFKGLPGLVLEVYDPNDNIHFTMISFKKVVKPMTLMKDVFATKYSTFYKARQNSIDNAAGVLSNQTGITLKPVDIARINSNAKRVNNYLD; from the coding sequence ATGAAAATTAAGTTAGGAACTCTGCTTTTTTTAGTAGTAAACAATATTCTTTATTCTCAATCGAATACTTTAAAATCACAGTATGAGGCCATCTATAGAATTAAAAGTTTTGATGATACTTTATCAAAAAATAATGCAGTAGAAGAAAATTTGTCTTTATTAATCAAAGATCAAAAATCCTTATTCAGAAGTACACAAAAGGCAATCAGCGATTCTATTGCAATGTCAATAGGAAAAAAAAGTGTTGAAAATGCAATAAATGGGAAAGTTGTGGTGGACATGAGAAATGTTCCAAGAACTTATTTCAAATCGGAAGTTTTCTCTGACAATGGAAAACAAACCATTTACAAAGAATTGATGAGAAACAAATTTTCATTTCCTTTGGAAGATCCTATACAATGGAAAGTAGGAAGTGAAACAAAAATGATCGAGTCATATCTCTGCAAAAAAGCTACAGGAAAATATAAAGGCAGACATTATATTGCATGGTTTACAGAATCGATTCCTATTCCGGATGGTCCTTATGTTTTTAAAGGGTTACCTGGATTGGTGCTTGAAGTTTATGATCCGAATGATAATATTCATTTTACCATGATAAGCTTTAAAAAAGTTGTAAAACCAATGACCTTAATGAAAGATGTATTCGCGACAAAATACTCCACGTTTTATAAAGCAAGACAAAATAGTATAGATAATGCTGCAGGTGTGCTTTCCAATCAAACTGGAATTACTTTAAAACCTGTCGATATTGCCAGGATTAACAGCAATGCCAAACGCGTAAATAATTATCTCGACTAA
- a CDS encoding inorganic phosphate transporter → MEFPVLLIVIIALALIFDYINGFHDAANSIATIVSTKVLTPFQAVLWAALWNFAAFFLAAYVIGEFKIGNTIAKTVNENFITLEVIFSGLVAAILWNLLTWWFGIPSSSSHTLIGGFLGAALMHAFMMDYHDVAAAQPALGFWDTCKEAFNQVTHQSVVKFEKVIPIFLFIFLAPIIGMIISIIITLIIVHLYKKSNPHKADKSFKRLQLVSSALFSLGHGLNDAQKVMGIIGAALIYYHVEMLHDPIYLDIPAAGRFDYFAEHYLWVPLVSFLAIGLGTMSGGWKIIKTMGTKITKVTSLEGVSAETAGAITLFITDHFGIPVSTTHTITGSIIGVGLTKRISAVRWGITVSLLWAWVLTIPISAIVAGVTYLLVTFLT, encoded by the coding sequence ATGGAATTTCCGGTTTTACTTATAGTTATTATTGCACTGGCGCTGATCTTCGACTATATCAATGGTTTTCATGATGCAGCCAACTCAATTGCGACTATAGTTTCTACAAAAGTTTTAACTCCATTCCAGGCTGTACTTTGGGCAGCACTTTGGAACTTCGCGGCTTTCTTTTTAGCGGCTTATGTGATTGGAGAATTTAAAATTGGTAACACGATTGCCAAGACAGTGAATGAAAATTTTATCACCCTTGAAGTAATATTCTCCGGGCTTGTCGCTGCCATTTTATGGAATCTTTTAACATGGTGGTTTGGTATTCCTTCTTCGTCTTCCCACACGTTGATCGGAGGTTTTTTGGGAGCGGCTCTTATGCATGCTTTCATGATGGATTATCACGATGTAGCTGCGGCTCAGCCAGCTTTAGGGTTCTGGGATACTTGCAAGGAAGCATTCAATCAGGTGACGCATCAGAGCGTTGTGAAATTTGAAAAAGTAATTCCTATTTTCTTATTCATTTTCCTGGCTCCGATCATAGGGATGATTATTTCGATCATTATTACATTAATTATTGTTCACCTATATAAAAAATCAAACCCGCATAAAGCAGACAAGTCTTTCAAAAGATTGCAGCTGGTTTCTTCAGCGTTGTTCAGTTTAGGACACGGTCTGAATGATGCTCAGAAAGTAATGGGGATCATCGGTGCAGCATTAATTTATTATCACGTTGAAATGCTTCACGACCCGATTTATCTGGATATTCCTGCTGCAGGACGCTTCGATTATTTCGCAGAACATTATCTTTGGGTTCCTTTGGTATCGTTTTTAGCGATTGGTTTGGGAACCATGAGTGGTGGTTGGAAAATCATCAAAACAATGGGTACTAAAATCACGAAAGTAACTTCACTGGAAGGGGTAAGCGCCGAAACTGCAGGAGCAATTACTCTATTCATTACAGATCACTTTGGTATTCCTGTTTCTACAACACATACGATTACAGGTTCTATCATCGGGGTTGGTTTGACGAAAAGAATCTCTGCCGTAAGATGGGGAATCACCGTAAGCTTACTTTGGGCTTGGGTTCTTACGATTCCGATTTCAGCAATTGTTGCAGGAGTGACTTATCTTTTGGTAACATTTTTAACGTAA
- a CDS encoding DUF47 domain-containing protein — protein MGIGNIFHAFQPKDKIFFVLFEKVTENLVAMSEEFNHGIKDFDLNDDSMLKKMSDYEHKNDELTHEIFVELGKNFITPFDREDIHTLATGLDDIADYIYASTKYIFLYKSPEMKAYSDFSLLIHKACLEIQNAMKNLKGFKNMEQVKEACIKVNSIENIADDLLSNSMVELFETNDAINIIKVSSVLNYLEVVTDKAEDVANTIENIMIKYA, from the coding sequence ATGGGAATTGGTAATATTTTCCACGCTTTTCAACCGAAAGATAAAATCTTCTTTGTACTGTTCGAGAAAGTAACAGAAAACCTTGTAGCAATGTCTGAGGAGTTCAACCACGGAATCAAAGATTTCGATCTAAACGACGATTCTATGTTGAAAAAGATGAGCGATTACGAACACAAAAATGATGAATTAACACACGAGATCTTCGTAGAACTGGGGAAAAACTTCATTACTCCTTTCGACAGAGAAGATATCCACACGTTAGCAACAGGATTAGACGATATCGCAGATTATATCTACGCTTCTACAAAATACATTTTCTTATACAAATCGCCTGAAATGAAGGCTTATTCGGATTTCTCATTACTGATTCACAAGGCATGTCTTGAAATTCAGAATGCCATGAAAAACCTGAAAGGTTTCAAAAACATGGAGCAGGTAAAAGAAGCTTGTATTAAAGTAAATTCTATTGAAAATATTGCCGACGATTTGCTTTCGAACTCAATGGTAGAATTATTCGAAACCAACGACGCTATCAATATCATCAAAGTTTCATCTGTACTTAATTATCTTGAAGTAGTAACTGACAAAGCAGAGGATGTTGCCAACACGATTGAGAACATCATGATTAAATACGCTTAA
- a CDS encoding DEAD/DEAH box helicase yields MNLFTETNLSPDILKAIGELGYESPTEIQKQTIPFILSDIRDLIALAQTGTGKTAAFSLPILDMIDDTSRKIQLLVLCPTRELCLQIAKDIKNYSKYMKDIKTTAVYGGSSIMEQMRSLKDKPQIIVGTPGRVIDLINRKALDFSAIHWLVLDEADEMLSMGFKDELETILSETPETKQTFLFSATMNKEVERISKNYLTKPHRISVGSINEVKKNIKHEYYVVGYRQKKEALKRLIDANPNQYSIIFCRTRMETQEVADYLMQNGYAADALHGDLSQAQRDTVMKKFRLKNIDILVATDVAARGLDVNSLTHVIHYSLPDDPEVFVHRSGRTGRAGKDGISMALIKPEESRKLKQIKFSTKIDIVENIIPSGEEIIKAQVGGVFESLFEVHEDFFEFDDSLIPDLSAFSKEELVHKLLQFQLKDLALYYKDRHDLIEQKLSTRDDDPRRDRRDRDRGRDRDRERGGDRDRSAKPRRRNENMVRFFFNLGKKDQLKKLDVLDIINKATSGKGKKRAEIGDIEILEKFSFFEVEKSFKDNVLSNIGSMKFKGKEMRAEVAN; encoded by the coding sequence ATGAATTTATTTACGGAAACCAATTTAAGTCCTGACATTCTTAAGGCAATTGGCGAACTGGGCTACGAAAGCCCGACAGAAATCCAAAAACAGACTATCCCTTTTATTCTTTCAGATATTCGCGACTTGATCGCACTTGCGCAGACTGGGACAGGCAAAACTGCAGCGTTTTCGCTTCCGATTTTGGATATGATTGACGATACGAGTCGCAAAATCCAATTATTGGTGCTTTGTCCGACACGAGAATTATGTCTTCAGATTGCTAAAGACATAAAAAATTATTCTAAATACATGAAAGACATCAAAACTACTGCAGTTTATGGTGGAAGCAGTATTATGGAACAAATGAGATCTTTGAAGGATAAACCACAGATCATCGTGGGAACTCCGGGTAGAGTGATTGATTTAATCAACAGAAAAGCTTTAGATTTTTCAGCGATTCACTGGCTGGTATTAGACGAAGCTGATGAGATGCTTTCAATGGGCTTCAAAGACGAATTGGAAACAATTCTGAGTGAAACTCCTGAAACAAAACAGACTTTCTTGTTCTCGGCTACGATGAATAAAGAGGTGGAAAGAATTTCTAAAAACTATCTGACAAAACCGCACAGAATTTCTGTAGGTTCTATCAACGAGGTTAAAAAGAATATTAAGCACGAATATTACGTAGTAGGATACCGTCAGAAAAAAGAAGCTCTTAAGCGATTGATCGACGCAAACCCGAATCAGTATTCGATTATTTTCTGCAGAACCAGAATGGAAACTCAGGAGGTGGCAGATTATCTGATGCAGAACGGTTACGCCGCTGATGCCCTTCATGGTGACCTTTCTCAGGCGCAGAGAGACACGGTAATGAAGAAGTTCAGATTGAAGAATATCGATATTCTTGTCGCAACAGACGTTGCAGCGAGAGGTCTTGATGTAAACTCTCTGACTCACGTTATCCATTATTCTTTACCTGATGATCCTGAAGTATTCGTTCACAGAAGTGGTAGAACGGGTAGAGCAGGAAAAGACGGTATTTCAATGGCATTGATAAAGCCTGAAGAAAGCAGAAAATTAAAGCAAATCAAGTTTTCAACGAAAATTGATATTGTTGAAAATATTATTCCTTCGGGAGAAGAAATTATTAAAGCTCAAGTTGGCGGTGTTTTTGAAAGTCTTTTCGAAGTACACGAAGATTTCTTTGAATTTGATGATTCTTTAATTCCTGATTTGTCAGCTTTCTCAAAAGAAGAATTGGTTCACAAACTTCTTCAGTTCCAATTGAAAGATCTTGCGCTGTACTACAAAGACAGACATGATCTTATCGAGCAGAAACTGAGCACGAGAGATGATGACCCGAGAAGAGACAGAAGAGATCGTGACAGAGGAAGAGATCGCGACCGTGAGAGAGGAGGAGACAGAGACCGTAGTGCAAAACCGAGAAGAAGAAACGAAAACATGGTAAGATTTTTCTTCAACCTTGGTAAAAAAGATCAATTGAAAAAGCTTGATGTTTTAGATATTATCAATAAAGCAACATCCGGAAAAGGCAAAAAAAGAGCCGAAATCGGAGATATCGAGATCTTAGAGAAATTCTCTTTCTTCGAAGTTGAAAAATCTTTCAAAGACAATGTTTTAAGTAATATTGGATCGATGAAATTCAAAGGAAAGGAAATGAGAGCCGAAGTGGCAAACTAA